The following are encoded together in the Erwinia sp. E602 genome:
- a CDS encoding phosphoglycolate phosphatase, with amino-acid sequence MARFTKPRALAFDLDGTLTDSAPGLAAAVDAALTELDLPVAGLERVATWIGNGADVLIERALTWAQGHAPQPEYLREARLLLDQHYAQSINSGSLLYPQVRETLAVLAAHNLPMALVTNKPTPFVAPLLASLGIAGYFSLIIGGDDVPVKKPHPAPLFMVLGHFGLLPAELLFVGDSRNDILAAQAAGCPCIGMTYGYNHGEPIATSQPDLTLDHFNDLLPALGLPLSG; translated from the coding sequence ATGGCGCGTTTCACTAAACCTCGCGCGCTGGCGTTTGATCTTGACGGTACGCTGACCGACAGCGCGCCGGGCCTGGCGGCCGCGGTGGACGCGGCTTTAACCGAGCTGGATTTGCCGGTGGCCGGCCTCGAACGGGTGGCCACCTGGATTGGTAACGGCGCCGACGTGCTGATTGAACGTGCGCTGACCTGGGCGCAGGGCCATGCACCGCAGCCTGAATACCTGCGCGAGGCGCGCCTGCTGCTGGACCAGCACTACGCACAGAGCATAAACAGCGGCAGCCTGCTCTATCCGCAGGTGCGCGAGACGCTGGCCGTGCTGGCGGCACACAACCTGCCGATGGCGCTGGTCACCAACAAACCCACGCCGTTTGTCGCGCCGCTGCTGGCGTCCCTCGGCATCGCCGGCTACTTCTCGCTGATCATCGGCGGTGATGATGTGCCGGTGAAAAAGCCGCACCCGGCGCCGCTGTTTATGGTGCTGGGTCATTTTGGCCTGCTGCCCGCGGAATTGCTGTTTGTCGGCGACTCGCGCAATGATATTCTGGCGGCGCAGGCGGCGGGATGTCCCTGCATCGGTATGACCTACGGCTACAACCACGGTGAGCCGATCGCCACCAGCCAGCCGGACCTCACGCTCGATCACTTTAACGATTTATTGCCCGCACTCGGGCTGCCATTATCAGGATGA
- the trpS gene encoding tryptophan--tRNA ligase codes for MSKPIVFSGAQPSGELTIGNYMGALRQWVQMQDDYHCVYCIVDMHAITVRQDPVALRKASLDTLALYLACGIDPAKSTIFVQSHVPEHAQLGWVLNCYTYFGELSRMTQFKDKSARYEENINAGLFDYPVLMAADILLYQTNQVPVGDDQKQHLELSRDIASRFNALYGEIFKVPEPFIPKSGARVMSLLEPTKKMSKSDDNRNNVIGLLEDPKSVVKKIKRAMTDGDEPPVVRYDVKEKPGVSNLLDILSGVTGTPVAELEKQFEGQMYGHLKGAVADAVSAMLSELQERYHRYRNDEAFLEQVMRDGAAKARARAQETLKKVYEAIGFVAQP; via the coding sequence ATGAGCAAACCCATCGTATTCAGCGGCGCACAGCCTTCAGGTGAACTGACCATCGGCAACTATATGGGTGCGCTGCGTCAGTGGGTTCAGATGCAGGACGACTATCACTGCGTTTACTGCATCGTGGATATGCATGCTATTACCGTCCGTCAGGATCCGGTGGCCCTGCGTAAAGCCTCACTGGATACGCTGGCGCTCTACCTGGCCTGCGGTATCGATCCGGCAAAAAGCACCATCTTCGTTCAGTCCCACGTGCCCGAGCACGCGCAGCTCGGCTGGGTGCTGAACTGCTACACCTATTTTGGTGAGCTGAGCCGCATGACCCAGTTCAAGGATAAGTCCGCACGCTACGAAGAGAACATCAACGCCGGGCTGTTTGACTATCCGGTGCTGATGGCGGCGGATATCCTGCTGTACCAGACCAACCAGGTGCCGGTGGGCGACGATCAGAAGCAGCACCTCGAGCTGAGTCGCGATATCGCTTCACGTTTCAACGCGCTGTACGGCGAGATCTTTAAGGTGCCGGAGCCGTTTATTCCTAAATCCGGCGCGCGCGTAATGTCGCTGCTGGAGCCGACCAAAAAGATGTCCAAATCTGACGACAACCGCAACAACGTGATTGGCCTGCTGGAAGATCCGAAGTCGGTGGTCAAGAAGATCAAACGTGCGATGACCGACGGCGACGAGCCGCCGGTGGTGCGTTACGACGTGAAAGAGAAACCGGGCGTTTCTAACCTGCTGGATATCCTCTCCGGCGTGACCGGCACTCCGGTAGCCGAGCTGGAAAAACAGTTTGAAGGCCAGATGTACGGCCACCTGAAGGGCGCGGTAGCGGACGCCGTTTCCGCGATGCTCAGCGAGCTGCAGGAGCGCTACCATCGTTACCGCAACGATGAAGCCTTCCTTGAGCAGGTGATGCGTGACGGAGCGGCCAAAGCCCGCGCCCGCGCGCAGGAGACGCTGAAGAAGGTATACGAAGCGATTGGCTTCGTTGCCCAGCCGTAA
- a CDS encoding transcriptional regulator: protein MMKALIGVIPEQILRKRMLAIASGKYQPLPDEPKVWFASVNAIGQILSNENIALLRLMAERQPQTISALARLSGRQVSNLSVTLKTLSGYGFVHLEKRGNSIKPRALYTDFEIRIDSVWMSDNSAA, encoded by the coding sequence ATGATGAAAGCATTAATCGGTGTGATCCCTGAACAGATTCTGAGAAAGCGGATGCTGGCGATTGCCTCAGGCAAATATCAGCCGCTGCCGGATGAACCGAAAGTCTGGTTTGCTTCGGTGAACGCCATCGGGCAGATCCTCAGCAATGAAAATATCGCGCTGTTACGGCTGATGGCAGAGCGGCAGCCGCAAACGATCAGCGCGCTGGCCCGGCTGTCTGGCAGGCAGGTGAGCAATTTATCCGTCACGCTGAAAACGCTGAGCGGCTATGGTTTTGTACATCTGGAAAAGCGGGGAAATTCGATAAAACCGCGTGCGCTGTATACCGATTTTGAAATCCGCATCGACAGCGTCTGGATGAGCGATAACAGCGCCGCATAA
- the tsgA gene encoding MFS transporter TsgA, protein MTNRDRIGLTWISFFSYALTGAVVIVTGMVLENIAAWFHLPVAQMSNTFTFLNAGILLAVFLNAWLMEIVPLKRQLMFGFVLMILAIAGLMTTHSLSVFSLCMFVLGVVSGITMSIGTFLITHMYQGRQRGSRLLFTDSFFSMAGTIFPIIAAALLARALPWYWVYACIGVIYVAIFILALCFEFPVLGKKSHSGQPVEKEKWGIGVGFLSIAALCYILGQLGFIGWVPQYATKEMGMDITQAGTLVGNFWTAYMVGMWAFSAILRFFDPQRILTVLALVATGLMYWFISSSDASMLKWIMICLGFFSSAIYTTIITLGSLQTKVSSPKLVNFILTCGTVGTMLTFVVTGPIVEKGGAHAALATANGLYAVVFIMCLLLGFVSKHKQHGHMGSH, encoded by the coding sequence ATGACTAATCGCGATCGAATTGGGCTTACCTGGATCAGCTTTTTCTCCTACGCGTTGACGGGTGCTGTGGTCATCGTCACCGGCATGGTACTGGAGAATATTGCTGCCTGGTTCCATCTGCCGGTAGCGCAGATGAGCAACACCTTTACTTTCCTGAACGCCGGTATCCTGCTTGCCGTGTTCCTGAACGCCTGGCTGATGGAGATCGTACCGCTGAAGCGCCAGCTGATGTTTGGCTTCGTGCTGATGATCCTGGCGATCGCCGGCCTGATGACCACCCACAGCCTCAGCGTGTTCTCACTGTGCATGTTTGTGCTCGGCGTCGTCAGCGGTATCACCATGTCGATCGGTACCTTCCTGATCACCCACATGTACCAGGGCCGTCAGCGCGGGTCCCGCCTGCTGTTTACCGACTCGTTCTTCAGCATGGCCGGTACCATCTTCCCGATTATCGCCGCCGCCCTGCTGGCGCGTGCGCTGCCGTGGTACTGGGTATATGCCTGCATAGGCGTAATCTACGTGGCGATCTTTATTCTCGCGCTGTGCTTCGAATTCCCGGTACTGGGTAAAAAGAGCCACAGCGGACAACCGGTGGAAAAAGAGAAGTGGGGCATCGGCGTTGGCTTCCTGTCGATTGCGGCGCTGTGCTACATCCTTGGCCAGCTCGGCTTTATCGGCTGGGTGCCGCAGTATGCCACCAAAGAGATGGGCATGGATATCACCCAGGCCGGTACGCTGGTGGGCAACTTCTGGACCGCCTATATGGTCGGCATGTGGGCGTTCAGCGCCATTCTGCGCTTCTTCGATCCGCAGCGCATCCTCACCGTACTGGCGCTGGTGGCCACTGGGTTGATGTACTGGTTTATCTCCAGCAGCGATGCCTCGATGCTGAAGTGGATTATGATCTGCCTGGGCTTCTTCTCCAGCGCGATCTACACCACCATCATCACTCTCGGCTCGCTGCAGACTAAGGTCTCTTCGCCGAAGCTGGTGAACTTTATCCTGACCTGCGGCACCGTCGGTACCATGCTGACCTTCGTGGTCACCGGCCCGATCGTCGAGAAAGGCGGCGCACACGCGGCGCTGGCGACCGCCAACGGGCTGTATGCCGTGGTGTTCATCATGTGTCTGCTGCTCGGCTTCGTCAGCAAGCACAAGCAGCACGGGCATATGGGTTCCCACTAA
- the ppiA gene encoding peptidylprolyl isomerase A, with amino-acid sequence MLKRTLTAMAAVLALSTLSASALAAKGDAHVLLTTSAGNIELELNNQKAPISAKNFVDYVNSGFYNNTTFHRVIPGFMLQGGGFTTDLQQKSTNAPIKNEADNGLLNKRGTISMARTAEKDSATSQFFINVADNAFLDHGQRDFGYAVFGKVVKGMDVADKIAQVPTQNVGPYQNVPVTPVVILSAKVLP; translated from the coding sequence ATGTTGAAACGTACTTTGACCGCCATGGCGGCCGTTCTCGCGCTCTCTACCCTCTCTGCTTCTGCGCTGGCCGCAAAAGGGGATGCGCACGTGCTGCTGACCACCTCAGCCGGCAACATTGAGCTGGAGCTGAACAACCAGAAAGCCCCGATTTCAGCAAAAAACTTTGTCGATTATGTGAACAGTGGATTTTATAACAACACCACTTTCCACCGCGTGATCCCGGGCTTTATGCTGCAGGGCGGTGGCTTTACCACGGATCTGCAGCAGAAGTCGACCAACGCGCCGATCAAGAATGAAGCGGATAACGGCCTGCTGAACAAGCGCGGCACCATTTCCATGGCGCGCACCGCAGAGAAGGACAGCGCCACCAGCCAGTTCTTCATTAACGTGGCGGATAACGCCTTCCTTGACCACGGCCAGCGCGATTTTGGTTACGCGGTGTTCGGCAAGGTGGTGAAAGGGATGGACGTTGCTGACAAGATTGCGCAGGTTCCGACTCAGAACGTCGGCCCGTACCAGAATGTACCGGTGACGCCGGTGGTGATCCTCTCCGCCAAAGTCCTGCCGTAA